The segment CCTCCGACATCTGGGCGTGATACAGGTCGAACTGCACCTTCACATTGTCCATCCCGGCCTCCTCGACGATCGAGTGTCCCATCGCCTGGCCGATCAGGAAGTAGCCGGGGTTGTCGGTGAAGTTCAGGGGCTCGATGTGGAGCGTTATGCCGCGCGCCGACGCCGCCACCGCGCCCGCGCGCAGGTTGGACAGGAGCGTTTGGCGGTGCGCTGCCGGATCGCCGCCCTCAGGCACCGTGCCCGACATGACGTGAACACGCGTACAACCCAGCGCTTCCGCACTGTCCATCGCGAGCTTGAGATCGGCCGCGAAGGCCGCCTCCTCGCCCGGGATCGAGGCGCGACCGAACTTGGTGGCCTCCGTGTCGCCATAGGGCGTGTTGAGCAGGGTGCATTCGATGCCCGCCGCATCGAGGCGCTTGGCCAGCTCGTCCAGATCCTCGCCATAGGGCCGCTGGATCTCGACGCCCGTGAAGCCCACATCGGCCGCGGCGGTGATCCGCTCGGGCAGCGGCAGATCGGTGAACATCATCATGATGCAGGAGGAGAGTTTGAGCATGGTACGCGGTTCCTTGGCGGGCGTTTTCAGCGCCATTTATCGCGGGTTCAAGGGCTGTGTACAAGATTGCGACGAGATGCGCGGATCAAGTCCGCGCATGACGGTTCATTATGGTCCCGACCGAACTCTTAAACGTCATGCCCGGACTTGATCCGGGCATCTCAAACAGCGGTCAGCAGTCCACCCAGCCGTCGGCGGTCTTGAGGCGGTGGGTGATGTTGTTCTGGGGCGTCAGCATCGCCTCGATGAAGCAGCCCTTCTTGGCCGCCTCGATCAGCCGCAGCTGATCCTCGACCGGCGATTCCGTGTCCATGGAGATGTCCATATGGATGCTCTTGGGCGCAGACTCATAGGGTTCGCGGCCCTTCTGGGTCGCCACCCATTCGCAGCGGCAGGAAATCTTCGGGTCCTCGATGTCCACACGCAGGCGCTTGGAGAAGGCGCGCATCTGGGTCATCAGGCAGGAGGTCAGCCCGGCGATGAAATAGGCGATCGGCAGCGGGGCCGAGCCGTCGCCGCCATGGAAACCATACTCGTCCGACGCCATCTGCCACTCGATGACCTCGGGCACCATCAGGCGTACATCCATCTCGCAGCGCATCTTGCCCACACCCGTGGCATCGCACTCGAACGCCACGTCGAAACTCTTGATATCGTCTTTCGCCATCGTCTTCGTCCCCGGTGTATTGGTGGTTTTATTGTTCGCTGCCCGGATTGTGCCGTAGGCTTGCCGCCATGCAAAGAGGCGGCGAGACAAAGGCAAGATTGAACCAAAAGCCCCAAATCGCTATGCATGGGGGAACATCAAAAAGAACCAACCGGGGGAAGTTCCATGTCGAAAGTTTTGATCGTGACCGGCGGCAGCCGGGGCCTGGGTGCGGCCACCTGCATCGCGGCGGCTGAACAGGGCTATGAGGCCATCTGCGTCAACTATGTGGGCAACAAGGAGCGTGCCGACCAGGTCGTCGGGGCCTGCGAGAAGGCCGGCGCGAAGGCCCTCGCCGTGCAGGCCGACATCACCAGGGAAGCCGACATCGTGCGGATGTTCGAGACCGTGGACAAGGAACTCGGGACCGTTACCCATCTGGTGAACAGCGCGGGCATTGTCGGCCCCTATGCGCGCGTCGACGAGTTGGACGACTGGAATGCGCTGGAAGAGCTCTGGACGCTCAACATCACCTCGACGATGATCTGCTGCCGCGAGGCCATCAAGCGCATGTCGACCAAGCATGGCGGCAAGGGTGGCGCGATCGTCAACCTGTCGTCCGCAGCCTCCCATCTGGGTGGTGCCGGCGTGAACGTGCCCTACGCAGCCTCGAAAGGCGCGATCGATTCAATGAACTGGGGCATGGCCCAGGAAGTGGCCGCCGAGGGCATTCGCGTCAACGCGGTCAGCCCCGGTGTCATCGACACCGAGATCCAGCCCGAGGGCCGGGTCGAGGCCGTAGGCCCGAACCTGCCGATGAAACGCGTCGGCCAGGCCTCGGAAGTCGCCGCCGCCATCCTGTTCCTGCTGTCGGACGACGCGTCCTATATCGCCGGCACCAAGGTCAACGTCTCGGGCGCGCGGTAGGCCCGCCCCGACAAGGCACGTACCAATCGACGTAGGGCGGGTTTCAAACCCGCCCTACTTCGTCATGCCCGGGCTTGACCCGGGCATCTCATGCACCTGCGACGGAGATGCGCGGATCAAGTCCGCGCATGACGAAACTGGTTGATAGTCCGGGTCGGACCGCGGCACGCGCGGTCAGTAGACCTTTCATGTGTAGGGCAACGTGTTGCCCTTTTCCATGACCGCCGCGAATGTGCGCTCGGGCGCAATCATCTCCACACGCACGCCGTCAGGGTCCTCACGGGGCGTCAGTCGATATGACCGCGCCGCGAAATCCGTATTGTCATAGGTCAGGCTGAGGACGTTGTCGGGATCGAGGGACCAGCTGCC is part of the Alphaproteobacteria bacterium genome and harbors:
- a CDS encoding TIM barrel protein; amino-acid sequence: MLKLSSCIMMMFTDLPLPERITAAADVGFTGVEIQRPYGEDLDELAKRLDAAGIECTLLNTPYGDTEATKFGRASIPGEEAAFAADLKLAMDSAEALGCTRVHVMSGTVPEGGDPAAHRQTLLSNLRAGAVAASARGITLHIEPLNFTDNPGYFLIGQAMGHSIVEEAGMDNVKVQFDLYHAQMSEGFIADKIERYLAQSGYVQFAGVPGRHEPDDGEMNYEFLFAMLEDAGYDGWVGAEYRPRGDTVAGLGWAKKYGIG
- a CDS encoding SDR family oxidoreductase, coding for MSKVLIVTGGSRGLGAATCIAAAEQGYEAICVNYVGNKERADQVVGACEKAGAKALAVQADITREADIVRMFETVDKELGTVTHLVNSAGIVGPYARVDELDDWNALEELWTLNITSTMICCREAIKRMSTKHGGKGGAIVNLSSAASHLGGAGVNVPYAASKGAIDSMNWGMAQEVAAEGIRVNAVSPGVIDTEIQPEGRVEAVGPNLPMKRVGQASEVAAAILFLLSDDASYIAGTKVNVSGAR
- a CDS encoding OsmC family protein; the encoded protein is MAKDDIKSFDVAFECDATGVGKMRCEMDVRLMVPEVIEWQMASDEYGFHGGDGSAPLPIAYFIAGLTSCLMTQMRAFSKRLRVDIEDPKISCRCEWVATQKGREPYESAPKSIHMDISMDTESPVEDQLRLIEAAKKGCFIEAMLTPQNNITHRLKTADGWVDC